DNA from Coriobacteriaceae bacterium:
CCAGCGTGGCGTCGCGGTCGGCCACGATCAGCGTGCGCAGCGAAAGCACGCCCGTCAGCATGCCGCTCGGGTCCTCGGTATAGACGTAGTAGACGCTCTCGAAGTCCTCGTCGAGTTTGCGAATCGCCTCGATGGCATCGCCGACCGTCGCCGTGGCGGGCAGCGAGACAAACTCCGAGGTCATGATGCGGCCGGCGGTGTTGTCCTCGTAGCCCAACAGATTACGAATCGCCTTCTCCTCCTTGACGCCCATCAGGCGCAGGAGCTTCTCAGCCTTCTCATAATCGAGCTCGTCGATCAGGTCGGCAGCGTCGTCCGGGTCCATCATGGCCAGCATCGACGATGCGTCGGTATCGGACAGGCCCTCGAGCATCTCGGTCATAAGCTCGTCGTCATCGAACTCCGAGATGGCCTCGGCGGCCTGGGCAGTATCGAGCTGTGCAAACACCTGCGCACGCAGGCGCGGGTCGAGCTGCTCGATAATGTCGGCGATGTCGGCAGGGTGCAGCTCGCCGAGCGTCTTGTGCGACACCGAGAGTTGAATGTTCTTGGTCGAGCGGTCGAGCAGGTCCATGTAGGACCAAGCGATGATGTCCTCACTGAGTGGCTTGCCCAGGTGCTTCATAAAGCCTTCGACGATATGCTCGAGCGCGGGGCTGATGGCGCGTAGCAGACCGCGAGCACCGACCTCGGCGCCCAGCAGGCGCAGCTGGTTTTCGCCCGACATGGAAAACTTGATGTCGTTTACGCGCACGACCTTCATGCCCTGCGTGTCGACAATCTGCTTGTTGAGCACGTCGCGGGCAAGCAAGAGTTCGGTCGGCTGCAGGTACGAAAAACGGATTTCGGTGGCCGACGTCTTAAGGTGTACACCCGTCTCGTCGATACGGTCGACCCATTTGCGCCAGCTGATCATAAACGGCGTCTTGCCGGGTCCGCGGAACGCGAGCGACGTCACGTGCGGAAAAACTTCGCCGGTAGCAATGCCAAAATCGTTGACCACGCCGAGCTTTTCGCCATCGACGTCCAAGACCGGCAATTTGAGCATCTCACTCAGATAATTCAATGGTGCTCCCCATCATTATTCCTCCGAACGCGGCCGCATGTGCGACGTCCGGGGGCTTCTGGATATGTATACGCATGCGCGGGCGGCACGCCGCTCGACGCTTACACCCCGTGCATGCGCAAAAAGCACCTGCATGGGGTCATCGACTGTATGGTCGAGGTTTGGATTTCACCTGTAACCTTTCTCTTGACCCTCATTAACCGCAGTAACTATAGCATCAGCATCGCCCTGCGGCATCGAATTTATGCGCTGCACATTGCAGGCATACCAAACGCTGACGTATCCGTGACATAGCCATTGGGGACGTTCTTAAATGACTACCCAATAACTACTCTGTGGTGTCATTGTCCTCGGCAAGTTGGGGGAGCACAGCGTCCTTGGGCATGGTGGCCTTCGTCAGCGAGGTGAGCTTTTTGCTCAGCGACGTGTCCGTCTTGACCAGGTCGCTGAGCGTCACGATCTTGTAGCCGTCGGCGATGAGGCCGTCGATAATCTGCGGCAGCGCCTCGAGCGTCTGCTCGGCGCATTCGTCTCTATCGGTGAGCAGCACGATATTGC
Protein-coding regions in this window:
- a CDS encoding CBS domain-containing protein, which produces MNYLSEMLKLPVLDVDGEKLGVVNDFGIATGEVFPHVTSLAFRGPGKTPFMISWRKWVDRIDETGVHLKTSATEIRFSYLQPTELLLARDVLNKQIVDTQGMKVVRVNDIKFSMSGENQLRLLGAEVGARGLLRAISPALEHIVEGFMKHLGKPLSEDIIAWSYMDLLDRSTKNIQLSVSHKTLGELHPADIADIIEQLDPRLRAQVFAQLDTAQAAEAISEFDDDELMTEMLEGLSDTDASSMLAMMDPDDAADLIDELDYEKAEKLLRLMGVKEEKAIRNLLGYEDNTAGRIMTSEFVSLPATATVGDAIEAIRKLDEDFESVYYVYTEDPSGMLTGVLSLRTLIVADRDATLGQLAYRDLVYVSPDEDQEDVTDEMTKYDLVAIPVCDENRHILGIVTFDDAMDVIAEEHQEDLQIAGVGSGDSASDDSTNVLSWFVHRQYWVVVWGIASCIMATVLGTALGSAHLVVFPMCAMPLVLLAASRMVSFVKNYFLEYDGHDDEPKPYLGFFFQSTGMGLILSLVTYLCAQLVRTAAFPDATMFEEQLFTGCFNIAAVICLVGNMSAVIYLMMLFWRDEHDLNTSGTAMNVIAVMISCVAYCIAAVLLTMSVMG